Within the Micrococcales bacterium genome, the region CGACCAAGATCATCGCCGTGGCGAAGAACTACGTCGACCACGCCGCCGAGATGGGCGGGGACGTGCCGTCCGAACCGATGATCTTCCTCAAGCCCTCGACCGCTGTCATCGGCCCCGAGGCCGTCATCGCCTTGCCGGAGCAGTCCCAGCGGGTCGAGCACGAGGCCGAACTCGCAGTGGTCATCGGCCGGCTGTGCAAAGACGTTCCCGAGGACCGGGTGAACGACGTGGTCCTCGGCTACACGTGCGCCAATGACGTGACCGCCCGCGACCTGCAAGCCACGGATGGCCAGTGGGGCCGGGCCAAGGGGTTCGACACCTTCTGCCCGCTCGGGCCATGGATCAGCACGGATGTCGACCCCACCGACCTGGCGATCGAGTGCGAGGTCAACGATCAGATCCGGCAGGACGGAACGACCGCCGACATGGTCCGCGGTGTGCCCGAACTCGTCGCGTGGATCAGCCGGATCATGACGCTGGTGCCCGGCGATGTGATCCTCACCGGTACCCCGGCCGGCGTCGGGCCGTTGCGCACCGGCGACATGGTGACGGTCACGATCGAGGGCATCGGCACCCTCGACAACATGGTCAGCGACTCAGGAGTCTTCGCATGAACGACGTACGTGTCCGCTTCTGCCCCTCGCCCACCGGGAACCCACATGTGGGGATGGTGCGGACCGCGTTGTTCAACTGGGCGTTCGCGCGTCGTCACGGCGGCACGTTCGTGTTCCGCATCGAGGACACCGACTCGGCGCGGGACTCCGAGGAGAGCTTCCAGGCGCTGCTCGACACCTTGCGCTGGCTGCACCTCGACTGGGACGAGGGCCCCGGGGTGGGTGGGCCGTACGGACCGTACCGGCAGTCCCAGCGCCTCGACTCCTACACCCGTGCCGCCGAGCAGTTGCTCGACGAGGGCAAGGCATACCGCTGCTATTGCACCCCGGAGGAACTCGAAGCACAGCGCGAACTGGCGCGGGCCGAAGGGCGGCCTCCGGGGTACGAGGGCACGTGCCGCAACCTCACGGCCGAGCAGATCGCCGCCTACGACGCGCAGGGCCGCACTTCGGTGATCCGGGTGCGGATGCCCGACCACGACTGGCAC harbors:
- a CDS encoding fumarylacetoacetate hydrolase family protein; amino-acid sequence: MRIARYRHDGDVSYGIVDGEIVRQIAGTPFPTVAGIEVTGAEVHIDDVDLLAPVLPTKIIAVAKNYVDHAAEMGGDVPSEPMIFLKPSTAVIGPEAVIALPEQSQRVEHEAELAVVIGRLCKDVPEDRVNDVVLGYTCANDVTARDLQATDGQWGRAKGFDTFCPLGPWISTDVDPTDLAIECEVNDQIRQDGTTADMVRGVPELVAWISRIMTLVPGDVILTGTPAGVGPLRTGDMVTVTIEGIGTLDNMVSDSGVFA